CATCTTTGTGTTCCCGAGCGGTGTGCTGAAATTTAACTTTAAACCAGACGAAGTAAGATGAGCCCGGCTTCCGCATCAAGAAATCATACCATAAAGAAAAGAATACGAGCCAGATTTGAGAAAGGTTATTGTATTTTTAGTTAAATCTTTTGCGGTATTTATGGTTTATGGAAAGAAATGATTGTTGTAATATCGTCAAAGCTGGGCCTAGACCAACTAAATTCAATAATAAACCGCCCTTTATGCTTTTGTTCTTAGGGGTTAAAATTAAACTATAACAAGATGGGCATATGGTTGATTTTGTGCTGGTGCAATTTTTTAAGGACTCTTTTGCTCGTTGATTTTGAGTTTAGAAAACCGGTCTAATTGCCTACTTTTGTTTAACTGTCACCTGACTATAAGCAAGACCTTTATATGGAATTAAAGAAAATAGCACTCAATGATGTGCATGAAGCGCTGGGAGCCAAAATGGTGCCGTTTGCCGGCTACAACATGCCGGTGCGCTACTCATCTGACCTGGACGAACACCACACCGTGCGCAAGGCCGTGGGCATTTTTGACGTGTCGCACATGGGGGAGTTTCTGGTGTCTGGACCGCAGGCGCTGGACTTGATTCAGCGGGTTACGTCTAATGACGCTTCTAAACTCACGCCGGGCAAAATTCAGTACTCATGCCTGCCCAACCAAAACGGCGGTATTGTAGATGATCTGCTGGTGTACTGCCTGGCCCAGGATGAATATATGCTGGTGGTCAACGCCTCCAACATTGAGAAAGATTGGAACTGGATCAGCCAATTCAACACCAACGGCGCCGAGTTGAAAGACATTTCGGACGACCTCTCCTTGTTTGCAGTGCAGGGACCTAAGGCCGCAGCGGCACTGCAGAGTCTTACGCAGGTAGATTTGGCCAACATGGCCTACTACACTTTTGACAAAGGCGAGTTCGCGGGCGTGCCCAACGTCATTATTTCGGCCACGGGCTACACGGGTGCGGGCGGTTTTGAGATTTACGTTCCCAATGAAAACGCCAAAGAAGTGTTTGAGAAAATCATGGTGGCTGGCGCCGAACACGGCATCAAACCCATTGGCCTGGGTGCCCGTGATACGCTAAGGCTGGAAATGGGCTACTGCCTGTACGGCAATGACATCACTGATGAAACCTCGCCGCTGGAAGCCGGTTTGGGCTGGGTAACCAAGTTCACCAAAGACTTCACCAACGCCCAGAACCTGAAAGCCCAGAAAGAGCAAGGCGTAACCCGCAAATTGGTAGGCTTTGAGATGATGGAGCAGGGCATTCCGCGCAGCCACTATGAAATTGTGAACGCCGCCGGCGAAACTATTGGCGAAGTTACCTCGGGCACCATGTCGCCATCTTTAGGCAAAGGCGTAGGCCTGGGCTACGTGCAAACCGACTACACCGTCCCCGGCACCGAAATCCTGATCAAAGTGCGCAACAAGCAACTCAAAGCGCAGATTGTGAAACTACCTTTCTATAAACCAGCGGTATAAACGAGTTCTGAGTCTTGAGTTCTGAGTCCTGAGTTGGAAATTCAGGTCGAACCGAGGTTCAAGCCATGGAACAAGTTGTGGCGTTTTTGGCTTCGTTTTCAGAAATGAGCCCGAAAACGCCACTATTTTTATAGAACCTCAGGACTCAGAACTCAAGACTCAAGACTCAGAACTCTATTCAAGAGACTCAGGACTCAGAATTCAAGAACTCAGAACTTCCTAAAAATGCCCTCCATAGACGTTTGTTTTAGCCCAGATTTGTTGCCCTTGTATAACCTGAAAGGGAAGATTGCCATTGCCGTAGATGTGTTGCGGGCCACCTCCAGCATGGTCACCGCGCTGGCCCACGGCATTACGCACATTGCGCCGGTGCGCCAGTTAGACGAATGTTTGGCATACAAAGAACAGGGCTATCTGGTGGCCGCGGAGCGCGACGGCGTGAAAGCCGATGGGTTTGACCTGGGCAATTCGCCGTTTCATTACCAGGAAGAAAGCGTGCGCGGCAAATTTCTGGCCATGACCACCACTAACGGCACCCAGGCCATTCAACTGTCTAGGGCCGCCGATGAAGTCTTAGTTGGAGCCTTCCTGAACCTGGGCGCCGTGGCCGACTATGTGAAAAAAGCGAACAAAGACGTGGTGGTGGTGTGCGCCGGCTGGAAAGGCCTGTTCAATCTGGAAGACACGCTGTTTGCCGGAGCCCTGGCAGAGCGCTTGGAAGGCCACTTCACCCTGGACCATGACGCCACCCTGGCCGCCTACCACCTCTACCAAACTGCCAAGGCTGATTTGCTGGGTTTCCTGTCTAAATCAAGTCACGTGCAACGCCTGGAGCGCCTGCACATTCTGCCCGACATTGAGTTCTGCCTGCAAGAAGACGTCTATGATTTAGTGCCCGTGCTGCAAGGCGATTTTCTGTTAATTGCGCAAAAGTAAATTATACTTGATTTCTGTTTTCGGGCTCATTTCTGGAAACGAAGCCGAAAACGGAATTGGTAAAGACACTCGCAGGGCTTCCAGACACTCCTAGGTCTTTTGAGGTGCGGTATAGCAGCAGTTTAACGAAGCTACAGAATCTACATTTTACCGTTTTGGGGCTCATTTCTGAAAATGAGCCCCAAAAACGGAAATTTTTTTAGCCGCGGAGTTTAGGGTTGTTCTGGTGGCGATCTTTGTCTCTTGACGTGCGTTTCTCCATGCCTTTGGCGAAGGCCTCCGTCATGTTCACGCCGGTTTGGTTGGCCAGGGTCAGGAGCACAAACAAGACATCGGCCATCTCGCCGGCCAAGTCCACGTCCTCATCGCTTTTCTTGAAACTCTGGTCGCCGTAGCGGCGGGCGATGATGCGCGCTACTTCGCCCACTTCCTCGGTGAGAATGGCCAGGTTGGTGAGCTCCGAGAAATATCTTACGCCCACTTCCTTGATCCAGGTGTCTACCGTCTGTTGTGCTTCTTCTATGGTCATGTTTATGAATTGCTGATTGTTATTGGCTGATGATTAATTGCTGGGTGCGCAGGATAGAAGCTTACTTATTTTGTTGGCGTTCTCACCAACAAAATAAGTAAGCTTCTATCCTGTTTTTTCGGTGCCATCACTTTCATAGTGAAATTTTCGTTTTCGGGCTCATTTCTGGAAACGGAGCCAAAAACGGAAACCAAGTATTACTCCCTGTTCTGCGAATCTATGAAAATGGTCACCGGGCCGTCGTTGACCAGGCTCACCTGCATGTCGGCCCCGAAGATGCCGGTGGGCACGGGTTTGCCTAGTTCCTGTTCCAGCAGCTGGTGAAACTGCTCGTACAGCGGGATGGCCACGGCGGGCGGGGCGGCGTTGCTATAGCTGGGGCGGTTGCCTTTCTTGGTCTGCGCGTACAACGTGAACTGGCTGATCAGCAGAAGGCCGCCTTGCACGTCTTGCACGCTCAGGTTCATCTTGTCATCGGCATCAGAGAAAATACGAAGTTGGGTAATCTTCTTGGCGGTCCAGGCCAAATCCTCAAGGGTGTCAGTAGCGGTAAAGCCGGCCAATACCAATATGCCCTGGTCAATATGTCCTTGAATATGCCCGTCAATGGTGACGCTGGCCTGGCGCACCCGCTGTAGTAATACCCGCATTATGGTTGTTTTTGACTGTTGCTTGGGCGGCAAGTTAAAAATAAAACCGCATCTGTGGCCTTTTGAGCCCTATTCTCTAAATTGATGGGCAGCGTACGCTGAAGCGGCGGTTTTTCCGTTATTTTTGTAGTTCCTGAATTCCCTGAATCTGTTTGGGGGCTTAGACTTGCAGAATGCCAAAAAAGACAATTTACTGGCTTTGTGGGGCGGTGGTGCTGGTGGCGCTGGGCTTCTATGGGTTTTCTAAGTGGACCGAGGCGCGCCAAAAGGTGAACCTCTGGACCCTGGTGCCCGACGATGCCGTTTTTGTGGTGG
This region of Rufibacter sp. LB8 genomic DNA includes:
- a CDS encoding 2-phosphosulfolactate phosphatase gives rise to the protein MPSIDVCFSPDLLPLYNLKGKIAIAVDVLRATSSMVTALAHGITHIAPVRQLDECLAYKEQGYLVAAERDGVKADGFDLGNSPFHYQEESVRGKFLAMTTTNGTQAIQLSRAADEVLVGAFLNLGAVADYVKKANKDVVVVCAGWKGLFNLEDTLFAGALAERLEGHFTLDHDATLAAYHLYQTAKADLLGFLSKSSHVQRLERLHILPDIEFCLQEDVYDLVPVLQGDFLLIAQK
- the dtd gene encoding D-aminoacyl-tRNA deacylase; its protein translation is MRVLLQRVRQASVTIDGHIQGHIDQGILVLAGFTATDTLEDLAWTAKKITQLRIFSDADDKMNLSVQDVQGGLLLISQFTLYAQTKKGNRPSYSNAAPPAVAIPLYEQFHQLLEQELGKPVPTGIFGADMQVSLVNDGPVTIFIDSQNRE
- the gcvT gene encoding glycine cleavage system aminomethyltransferase GcvT; this translates as MELKKIALNDVHEALGAKMVPFAGYNMPVRYSSDLDEHHTVRKAVGIFDVSHMGEFLVSGPQALDLIQRVTSNDASKLTPGKIQYSCLPNQNGGIVDDLLVYCLAQDEYMLVVNASNIEKDWNWISQFNTNGAELKDISDDLSLFAVQGPKAAAALQSLTQVDLANMAYYTFDKGEFAGVPNVIISATGYTGAGGFEIYVPNENAKEVFEKIMVAGAEHGIKPIGLGARDTLRLEMGYCLYGNDITDETSPLEAGLGWVTKFTKDFTNAQNLKAQKEQGVTRKLVGFEMMEQGIPRSHYEIVNAAGETIGEVTSGTMSPSLGKGVGLGYVQTDYTVPGTEILIKVRNKQLKAQIVKLPFYKPAV
- a CDS encoding nucleotide pyrophosphohydrolase, translating into MTIEEAQQTVDTWIKEVGVRYFSELTNLAILTEEVGEVARIIARRYGDQSFKKSDEDVDLAGEMADVLFVLLTLANQTGVNMTEAFAKGMEKRTSRDKDRHQNNPKLRG